In one window of Prevotella sp. E13-17 DNA:
- a CDS encoding two-component regulator propeller domain-containing protein has product MRFVITIITMLIASMGWAGNYRFQHVDSKSGLPHQQVEALAQDAKGYMWIGTRNGLARYDGYDIRTYYHTSQPHSLSHNFVHGLHVDRQNRLWITTENGISRYRPDSDDFCNYALEKGLFWSITESSQGDIFFGGNTLCRYDEQQDSMIIIPTRTADFVNSLAMDRNDNLFVATNSSIFSYDRSLTNFSVLPQTYFQDFMKGAHVIVPLQFDSSGRLWVGRNGQGAMCIDLKSGATKVYPAELLSSGIVRCITEDNRHRIWLGTEKGVSIIHPNGEIEVLRHHFADANSLSDNAIYTIFCDKASNIWLGSYFGGVDYLQNDNDQFLLFVPGSAPNQLKARVPRTIIETMPGTFWIATEDGGINIFDQTTNQFTQFSGLPATANNVHGLFYDAATADIWIGTRFDGLYRYNLRTKAIKRYFRSNGLPSEACFSIAKQKSGRIWVATMEGLRYYDAQHDQFLPTGTADLDETFIYSLHIDRHDNLWASVINHGIFRVDGKRGTVSSIKTSEGKGLKDNYIICLYQDSHGTLWIGNNNNGLQFMTPDGKIHDIESDVLSQCTICSIEEDKSGHLWISTSQGLFCYSPKTEAIVRFSAESNGLPSNQFNFASSLKALDGRMFFGTINGLIAFYPNDIKEKTGPFVVHLKRLTINDEVINTSSEDSPLVRELDETDKIELSYSQARSFSIDYSVIMPGNTSTINYQVWVEGIDRNWRNVGTERRFSGYNLSPGTYTLHIRANNTNRGWENCPEKVITIVVRPPFYRSTWAYAFYLLVLMTLLALIQRLFKVRMQERNAVRIANMEKEKLEELDKAKFDFFTTVSHELKTPLSLIIAPLKSMAKETMSEESRSHLDMIIKNANKMQELIGELVTFNKIETDHFSFYLQKGNPLEFIELGMANFYVACSEKGLNLSVSTENNGEEVWFSPSYVERILNNLVSNAIKFTPPEGSITVNACITVKNDSPYTYLRFQVKDTGIGIAKEEQENIFTRFYQTKRGFNANNSGWGIGLSLVKRLVDLHKGEVELDSTVGQGSTFTVWLNVSANAFPEKSLITDDKVIKPIDQYKFAQPAIMTSVDNAPLEQHVDNDRMSIMIVDDNADLLQYLRDYFSKDYNVLTATNGKEALQLAHEQQVQLVISDVMMPEMDGIELCRTLKADMQTSHIPVILLTAKSESNDVLEGYQSGAEAYVSKPFDPDILQLQVNNIMQLVEKRRKEIVDADSADIDATDTLGELDKAFVQKMAEIVEANLANSDFSITDITEALGVSRSLLHIKMKNILNMSMGDYIRKKRLDKACQMLQNGYNVSETAYSTGFSDPSYFSKTFKKHVGMSPTEYCSKKN; this is encoded by the coding sequence ATGCGATTCGTTATAACCATCATCACGATGCTGATAGCATCAATGGGATGGGCGGGCAACTACCGCTTCCAGCATGTTGACAGCAAGAGTGGGCTGCCCCACCAGCAGGTGGAGGCCCTGGCACAAGATGCCAAAGGCTACATGTGGATAGGCACCCGCAATGGCTTGGCACGCTATGATGGTTATGACATCCGCACCTACTATCACACCTCTCAGCCCCATTCGCTGAGCCACAACTTTGTCCACGGACTGCATGTGGACCGGCAGAACCGCCTGTGGATCACCACCGAAAACGGCATCAGCCGCTATCGGCCCGACTCCGACGACTTCTGCAACTATGCACTCGAGAAAGGACTCTTCTGGTCTATCACCGAGTCCAGCCAGGGCGACATCTTCTTTGGCGGAAACACCCTGTGTCGCTATGACGAGCAGCAAGACTCGATGATCATCATTCCCACGAGGACTGCCGACTTCGTCAACTCGCTGGCCATGGACCGCAACGATAATCTCTTTGTGGCAACCAACAGCTCTATCTTCAGCTACGACCGCTCGTTGACCAACTTCTCTGTGCTTCCTCAGACTTATTTCCAAGACTTCATGAAGGGTGCCCATGTCATCGTGCCGCTGCAGTTCGACTCCTCAGGCAGACTGTGGGTCGGTCGCAATGGTCAGGGAGCCATGTGTATCGACCTGAAGAGCGGTGCCACCAAGGTCTATCCTGCCGAGCTGCTTTCCAGCGGCATCGTGCGCTGCATCACCGAAGACAACCGTCACCGCATCTGGCTGGGCACGGAAAAGGGTGTGTCCATCATCCATCCCAATGGCGAGATAGAGGTGCTGAGACACCATTTTGCCGATGCCAACTCGCTGAGCGACAATGCTATCTATACCATATTCTGCGATAAGGCATCCAATATCTGGCTGGGGTCCTACTTCGGAGGTGTTGACTATCTGCAGAACGACAACGACCAGTTCCTGCTGTTCGTACCCGGTTCAGCGCCTAATCAGCTGAAAGCGCGTGTGCCACGCACCATCATCGAGACCATGCCGGGCACGTTCTGGATAGCTACCGAGGATGGAGGAATCAACATCTTCGATCAGACGACCAATCAGTTCACCCAGTTCAGCGGTCTTCCTGCCACTGCCAACAATGTGCATGGTCTTTTTTACGATGCCGCCACGGCCGACATCTGGATAGGCACACGCTTCGACGGTCTCTATCGCTATAACCTCAGGACCAAGGCCATCAAGCGCTATTTCCGTTCCAACGGCTTGCCTTCCGAAGCCTGTTTCAGCATTGCCAAGCAGAAGAGTGGGCGCATCTGGGTGGCCACGATGGAAGGCTTGCGCTATTATGATGCCCAGCACGACCAGTTTCTGCCCACGGGAACGGCAGATCTCGACGAGACCTTCATCTATTCGCTCCACATCGACCGTCATGACAACCTGTGGGCGAGTGTCATCAACCACGGCATCTTCCGTGTTGACGGCAAGCGTGGCACGGTGAGCAGCATCAAGACCTCCGAGGGAAAGGGGCTGAAAGACAACTATATCATCTGCCTGTATCAGGACAGCCATGGCACGCTGTGGATTGGTAACAACAATAATGGTCTGCAGTTCATGACCCCCGATGGAAAAATACACGATATCGAGAGCGACGTCTTGTCGCAGTGCACGATCTGTAGCATCGAGGAAGACAAGAGTGGTCATCTGTGGATCAGCACCAGTCAGGGACTGTTCTGCTACAGTCCCAAGACCGAGGCCATCGTGCGCTTCTCTGCCGAGTCCAACGGTCTGCCGTCAAACCAGTTCAACTTTGCTTCTTCGCTGAAAGCCCTTGACGGCCGTATGTTCTTTGGCACGATCAACGGACTCATCGCTTTCTATCCAAACGACATTAAGGAGAAGACTGGACCATTCGTCGTCCACCTGAAGCGACTGACCATCAACGACGAGGTCATCAACACCTCCAGCGAGGACTCTCCGTTGGTTCGAGAACTCGATGAAACCGACAAAATTGAACTTTCTTACTCACAGGCTCGCTCCTTCAGCATCGACTATAGCGTCATCATGCCGGGCAACACATCGACCATCAACTATCAAGTGTGGGTGGAGGGCATCGACCGCAACTGGCGTAATGTGGGCACGGAGCGCCGCTTCTCTGGCTATAACCTCTCGCCAGGCACTTACACCTTGCACATCCGTGCCAACAACACCAATCGTGGCTGGGAGAATTGCCCGGAAAAGGTGATCACTATTGTGGTGCGCCCACCATTCTACCGCTCAACCTGGGCCTACGCATTCTATCTGTTAGTCCTAATGACGTTGTTGGCATTGATTCAGCGGCTGTTCAAGGTGCGTATGCAGGAGCGCAACGCTGTGCGTATTGCCAATATGGAGAAGGAAAAGCTGGAAGAACTGGATAAGGCCAAGTTTGACTTCTTCACCACGGTCTCTCACGAGCTGAAGACCCCGCTGTCGCTCATCATTGCTCCACTGAAGAGCATGGCCAAAGAGACCATGAGCGAGGAGTCGCGCAGCCATTTGGACATGATCATCAAGAATGCCAATAAGATGCAAGAGCTCATTGGCGAACTGGTCACCTTCAATAAGATTGAGACCGACCACTTCTCTTTCTATTTGCAGAAGGGCAACCCCTTGGAGTTCATCGAGCTGGGCATGGCCAACTTCTATGTGGCATGCAGCGAGAAAGGCCTCAACCTGAGTGTCAGCACCGAGAACAACGGTGAGGAGGTGTGGTTCTCGCCATCCTATGTGGAACGCATCCTGAACAACCTCGTCTCGAATGCCATCAAGTTCACCCCGCCAGAAGGTTCGATCACGGTCAATGCTTGTATTACCGTCAAGAACGACAGTCCCTACACCTACTTGCGCTTCCAAGTGAAAGACACCGGCATCGGCATCGCCAAAGAGGAGCAAGAGAACATCTTCACCCGTTTCTATCAGACCAAGCGCGGCTTCAACGCCAACAACAGCGGTTGGGGCATTGGCCTCTCGTTGGTGAAACGCCTGGTTGACCTGCATAAAGGTGAGGTCGAATTGGACAGCACCGTGGGGCAGGGCAGCACGTTCACCGTATGGCTGAACGTGTCGGCCAATGCCTTCCCGGAAAAGAGTCTGATCACCGACGACAAGGTCATCAAGCCCATTGATCAGTATAAGTTTGCCCAACCTGCCATCATGACCTCTGTTGACAATGCACCGTTGGAGCAGCATGTGGACAACGACCGTATGTCTATCATGATTGTCGATGACAATGCCGACCTGTTGCAGTACCTGCGCGACTACTTCTCTAAAGACTATAACGTCCTCACGGCCACCAATGGTAAGGAGGCCTTGCAGTTGGCACACGAACAACAGGTACAGCTGGTCATCTCCGATGTGATGATGCCCGAGATGGATGGCATTGAATTGTGTCGCACCCTGAAGGCCGACATGCAGACCTCGCACATCCCCGTCATCCTGTTGACTGCCAAGAGTGAAAGCAATGATGTGCTCGAAGGCTATCAGAGTGGTGCAGAGGCTTATGTCTCTAAGCCCTTCGATCCCGACATCCTGCAGTTGCAGGTGAACAACATCATGCAGCTGGTGGAGAAGCGCCGGAAGGAGATTGTGGATGCCGACAGTGCCGACATCGATGCCACCGATACGCTGGGCGAACTCGATAAGGCCTTTGTGCAGAAGATGGCAGAGATTGTTGAGGCCAATTTGGCCAACAGCGATTTCTCGATTACCGATATTACCGAGGCGCTGGGCGTCAGCCGTAGTCTGTTGCATATCAAAATGAAGAACATCCTCAACATGTCAATGGGCGACTACATCCGCAAGAAGCGACTCGATAAGGCCTGTCAGATGTTGCAGAATGGCTATAACGTCTCAGAGACGGCCTATAGCACGGGCTTCTCTGATCCCAGCTATTTCTCGAAGACGTTCAAGAAGCATGTAGGCATGAGTCCTACGGAGTATTGTAGTAAGAAAAATTAG
- a CDS encoding family 43 glycosylhydrolase: MNSRLLVLAGAILISVFGMATTADGQTTYKNPVVDNSLPDPTVIKADDGHFYLYATENIRNLPIYRSDDLVNWTYLGTAFNDETRPRFVKRGSIWAPDINYFGGRYVLYYAMSTWGGEWECGIGVATADKPEGPFTDHGKMFISKEIGVQNCIDPFYIEEKGKKYLFWGSFRGIYGAELTADGLALKNPKKLHKVADTFMEATYILKRDGYYYLFGSSGTCCEGAKSTYQVTVGRSKKLLGPYVDKQGQPLLKNHHEIVLHKNDQFVGTGHNAEFVTDKNGRDWMLYHAFHRNDPDAGRVLLLDEVKWKDGWPYIENSVPSQKHEAPQF, from the coding sequence ATGAACTCTAGACTTTTGGTTTTGGCTGGTGCCATCCTGATCTCGGTATTTGGAATGGCGACCACGGCTGACGGACAGACCACCTACAAGAATCCTGTAGTCGATAACAGTCTGCCCGATCCCACCGTCATCAAGGCCGATGACGGTCATTTCTATCTGTATGCCACAGAGAATATCCGCAATCTGCCCATCTATCGTTCCGACGATCTGGTCAACTGGACCTATCTGGGCACCGCCTTCAACGACGAGACGCGCCCCCGCTTTGTGAAGCGTGGTAGCATCTGGGCGCCTGATATCAACTATTTCGGTGGTCGCTATGTGCTCTATTATGCCATGTCAACATGGGGTGGCGAGTGGGAGTGTGGCATTGGCGTTGCTACAGCCGACAAGCCCGAGGGCCCTTTCACCGACCATGGCAAGATGTTCATCAGTAAGGAGATAGGCGTGCAGAACTGCATCGATCCCTTCTATATTGAAGAGAAAGGCAAGAAATACCTGTTCTGGGGCAGTTTCCGAGGCATCTATGGAGCCGAGCTCACGGCCGATGGCCTGGCGCTGAAGAACCCCAAGAAACTGCATAAGGTGGCAGACACCTTCATGGAGGCCACCTACATCCTGAAGCGCGATGGCTATTACTACCTCTTTGGCTCCAGCGGCACTTGCTGCGAGGGTGCCAAGAGCACCTATCAGGTCACCGTGGGACGCTCGAAGAAGCTCCTGGGCCCCTATGTTGACAAGCAGGGACAGCCTCTTCTGAAGAACCATCACGAGATTGTCTTGCACAAGAACGACCAGTTTGTCGGCACCGGACACAACGCTGAGTTCGTCACCGACAAGAACGGACGCGACTGGATGCTCTATCATGCTTTCCATCGCAACGACCCCGATGCCGGGCGTGTGCTGCTGCTCGATGAGGTGAAATGGAAAGACGGCTGGCCATATATCGAGAACAGTGTGCCAAGCCAGAAACACGAGGCTCCTCAGTTCTAA